A stretch of the Chitinophaga sp. Cy-1792 genome encodes the following:
- a CDS encoding SDR family oxidoreductase encodes MPGKFENKKVVIAGGSTGVGFATARLLHEAGAQVIITGRSEDKLQAAKAALPGITTVSLDSNNRQELDGFFKSTGNFDHLVLSLSGGKGAGDFANLPLEDLRTGFEGKFWPQLNTFQAAIPYINKSGSVTVITAVSAVSKAPGTSGLAAINGSLELMLPTIAKELKPLRVNAVSPGVIDTGWWDFLAPEEKAKTFEYYKSITPLERIGQPEDVADTIHFLMGNPNITGTIIRCDGGLVL; translated from the coding sequence ATGCCAGGAAAATTTGAAAACAAAAAGGTAGTTATTGCAGGCGGTTCAACAGGTGTAGGCTTTGCCACCGCACGTCTGCTCCATGAAGCAGGAGCACAGGTTATCATCACAGGCCGTTCAGAAGATAAACTGCAAGCCGCCAAAGCAGCGTTGCCAGGTATCACCACCGTATCGCTGGATAGTAATAACCGTCAGGAATTAGACGGCTTCTTTAAAAGCACCGGCAATTTTGATCACCTCGTACTGTCGCTCAGCGGTGGTAAAGGCGCCGGCGACTTCGCCAACCTCCCACTGGAAGACCTCAGAACAGGTTTCGAAGGAAAGTTCTGGCCTCAGCTCAATACCTTCCAGGCCGCCATTCCATACATTAATAAAAGTGGTAGCGTTACCGTGATCACCGCCGTTTCCGCCGTTTCCAAGGCGCCAGGCACCTCCGGGCTCGCAGCCATCAATGGCTCACTGGAATTAATGCTGCCAACGATCGCCAAGGAATTAAAACCCTTACGCGTAAACGCCGTTTCTCCAGGCGTGATAGACACCGGATGGTGGGACTTCCTCGCTCCTGAAGAGAAAGCGAAAACATTCGAATACTATAAATCAATTACGCCACTGGAACGCATCGGACAACCGGAAGATGTTGCTGACACCATTCATTTCCTCATGGGAAATCCCAATATAACCGGAACGATTATACGTTGTGACGGTGGATTGGTCCTCTAA